From the genome of Alicyclobacillus sp. SO9:
CTCATCGATCCGACTGTACTCGACGACGCGGCGGGAAATGAATTGGCTGAATGGACGATTCGCGGATCACATTCAGAACAAGTCCCCCTGACCGACATTCCGCTTTCACTGCAACAGGCTACCATAGCGGTGGAAGACCGGCAATTCTATCGTCATCATGCATTCAATGTAACGTCTATCGGCCGCGCACTAGCAGTAGATTTTCTCCACCACAACATTGTGGAAGGCGGGTCAACCATTACCCAGCAACTGGCGAAAAACCTTTATCTAAACCAGCAGCGAACCGTCGTGCGGAAGTTGAAGGAAGCCCTGTACGCCATGCAATTGGAGCTGCACGAATCGAAGCATACCATTCTCACACAGTATTTAAATCTCGTTTATTTCGGACATGGTGCTTACGGTGTTCAGGCTGCCAGTGAACTATACTTTCATAAGCCCGTCTCTGAGTTAAATCTGGCTCAGTCTGCAATGCTGGCCGGGTTGCCCAAGGGACCTGAACTGTATTCTCCTTTCCGGAACCTGACAGCAGCCAAAAATCGACAGTACGATGTACTGCAGAGTATGGTGCGAGGCAGGTACATCACACAAAATGAAGCAGACAAGGCGTTTCGACAGCCTTTACACTTGTCTCACGTGCACGATCCTTTACAAAAAGCTCCCTACTTCACCGCCACCGCCATCCGGGAAATGCAGCAGCGGTTTCACATCTCCCCTGACTACCTGTACAGAGGGGATTGGCATGTGCAGACAACGCTCGATCCCGTTTTACAAAAAGCCGCAGAACGCGCGGTTGCCAGCACACTGCCGAAACAGGGGGACCTGCAGGCCGCGCTCATTGCAATGGATCCCAAGACAGGTGCCATCAAAGCCATGGTAGGCGGTAAAGAGTTTGACAAGAGTCCCTACAACCGGGTGTTTGCGCAGAGACAACCGGGATCGACCTTTAAAGGAGTCCTTTACACCAGTGCACTTGAACATGGTTGGTCCCCCGCAAAGCGCATCAACAGCGAGATGACAACCTTTCTCTATGACAATGGCAAAACCTATACGGTTCACGACTACGGCGATTTTTACGCACACAGACCCTTGACACTGAAGGAAGCCATCGCGCGCTCAGACAATGTCTACGCAGTGACAGCCAACCTCGAGGTAGGACCTGATGAAGTCATTCAGACCGCTCGAAAGATGGGGCTGACCACTCCTCTCAAGCCATACCCGGCCATGGCTTTAGGCGTGTTTCCGACCAGTCCGCTGCAATTGGCGGCTGCCTACAGCGTTCTTGCCAACGGAGGCAATACGGTTGACCCATACACAATCTCCCAAATCACTTCGCCGTCGCTGAAGCAGCCCTTAAATGCAACCCGTGAACACCAGAACGTGGTTTCACCTGATGTTGCCTTTGAAATGAGCGATTTGCTCCGCAGTGTGACGGAACCCGGGGGTACGGCTTATCGGGCACGCAAGTATTTGCACGGTCCGGTTGCCGCCAAAACCGGAACCACCAACACAGATGCCTGGACAGTAGGCTACACTCCCAATCTAGTCTGCGCAGTGTGGGTGGGATACGACAACAACAAACCGCTGTCGATGACCGAGGCCCATTTGGCAACACCCATCTGGGGTAAGTTTATGGGGACGGCTCAGCAACGAGATCCCGCAAAGTGGTACACTGCACCGCCGCAACTGGTGGAGCGCACCATCGATCCAGCGACAGGCAAACTTGCCACTTCAGCATGCCGGGACAGAGAGACAGACTACTTTGTAAAAGGAACAGAACCTACAGATTCCTGTCCTCTCCACCCTGTCATTGAATCTTCAGAAAAAAATCACTGGTTTTCACTATTTCCGGGCTTGTTTCACGGGACACATTGACTCCTCTATGCTAAAATTGTGGAAAAACCACTGGAGGAGATAATTTCGTGGAACATCGCCTGTCCAATCGAGTGCAAAGCATATCGCCTTCAGCCACAATCGCCATTGACACAAAGACGAAGGCTCTGCTGCGTGAAGGAAAACCAGTGATTAACATGAGTGTCGGAGAGCCGGATTTTGATACGCCGAAAGCCGCAGCATTTGCAGGCATGAAAGCCATTGCTGACGGCCACACGCGCTACACACCTGCACCCGGCACACTCGATTTACGCAAAGCCATTGCAAAAAAACTGATGGAAGAGAACGGTCTTCAATACGCCCCTGAGCAAATTGTGGTTTCGTCGGGAGCAAAACACTCCCTCTTTAACGTGTTTCTAACGATTTGCAATCCCGGCGACGAAGTCGTCCTGCCAGCCCCATACTGGGTTTCCTACCCGCAGCAAATACGGATGTCCGGTGCCAAACCAGTCGTTGTACAGACCGAAGAACAAAATGGCTTTAAGATGACAGCCGCTCAGTTGAGGAACGCCATTACGGATAAGACAAAGGCTGTTCTGCTGAACTCTCCGTCCAACCCAACAGGCGCCGTCTACTCTGAAGCCGAGCTTCGAGAGTTGGGTGATGTCCTGCGCGAGACAGACCTGTACATCGTAACGGATGAGATTTACGAACGGCTGGTGTACGACGTAGAGCACATCAGCCTGGCGTACCTGTATCCAGAGCTATTGGACAGAACCCTGCTCGTGAACGGATTTTCCAAGGCATTCGCGATGACCGGATGGCGTCTTGGCTATGTGGCAGCTCCTGCTGACATCGCCAAAGCCATGTCCAGCTTGCAAAGCCACGCAACCGGAAATGCGTCCAGCGTCTCACAGCAAGCCGGCATTGCAGCTTTGGATAACTTTGATGAGAATATGGTGCGGGAGTTCCGCCGCCGGCGCGATCGGCTGGTACAAGGACTCCGAGACTTACCCGGAGTCAGTTGCCTTGTTCCTGATGGAGCTTTCTACGTGTTTCCGAACATCTCAAAGCTTCTCGGACGCCAATTCAACGGCAAAACCATTGACACCGCCACCACCTTTGTCGAGTTGCTGCTGGAACACGAAATGGTATCAGCAGTCCCAGGAGATGCCTTCGGGGCACCGGAAAATGTTCGCTTTTCCTATGCAACTTCCTACGATAACATCGAGACCGCACTTACCCGCCTAGGCCACTTCGTTCAGCAAATTGGCTGACGATGTAAATGCGTTCGAGTTGAACAATGACTAAGGGAAAGAAAGCCCGGGCACGACAGATGCCCGGGCTTTGTGGTGTGTGGGGCGGCGACTTGGGGGCCGGGCCCTGGGGGCTTGAGGCGGCGGATCGGAGGCCCGGCGGGCCCATAGGGATCCCAATGATCACTATGAGCTGACAGGCCCAAACGATAGTGATCCTTCGGATCACTACGGCACCCACACGTCAGAGCATTATGTCGCAAATGATCACTATTTGTCACGAGCCTCCGCTAATGTAGTGGAAATAGTGCGCAAAACGATCCCTATGGCGGACCCGCCTAGCGAAATAGTGCGATATGCGATCACTATTATCCACGGTACTCTGAAATAGTGCGATATGGGATCCCTATCGTTCGGCGACCCTTCTGAACGCAGCCCGTCTCAATGCAGCCCTTTTCTATAGTCGTTCAGTCGTTCAGAGGTTTGATACTCACTGAAGTACTTGAGGAAGGTGGATAAACGGATAATTCCGTTTATCTTCCTCCCTAAGCATCCTCCTGTTCAAAACCGTAGGCATTTCTCTGTTCTACACCGTTTGCACAATCGCAAAATCCTTGCCTGCTGATTGGGGATAACTAATGGATTTCTCCCTCGGGATCGGTCCATTGACCATCATTTTGAATCTTGATGAGGCCTTCCTTGTCGAGTTCCGTCATAACTTCAAAAATGCTGTCTCGCTTCTGCTCTGGCAGAGCTCTGACAAACTCGTTTATGTCCCGTTGCGGCACTAGATTGACAAAATGTACTCCGCCATACTTTGCATACATAGAACGCTGGGTGTTGGGATCCATATGCGCCCTCCTCACGTCAAAATTCATCCGCCTAATGCTTCTCCATAATGCTTCGTAAATCAACTGAGCGTACTGTGAATCAAATGACAAACTTACAGACTAACGCTAGTCTGTGCGCAGAGAAAAACCATTATACGGCGGCAACACGTTGATCCAGCGTATCGCCTTCGGTTAAATCGCCGCCTGTCCATCCGTTTGCGGCAAAGCACGTTCGCTACCTCATTACATACCACATCACATACCTCATCGGATTATCATGAGTGGAACTGGGGATGCAATTCACTAACGCAATTTACTAACGCACTTTACTATTTCACACAATGTTCGCTTTTTAGGCGTTAGTTGGTGCTTTACGATTTGAATTCAACGGAGGATAACGATACGGTGGTTATAGTACCCGTGTTGTCTGATGCAGTTCGAGATTTCGAATTTCCGCTCGTCAACTGAAAACCGTTAAATCGGTACTGGAGGGTCTACACATGCAATTACAAAACAAAGTTGCAGTCGTGACAGGCGCCGCTTCCGGAATGGGAAAAGAAATCGCCATGTTGTACGCCCAAGAAGGGGCCAAGGTTGTTTTGGCGGACATTGCAGAGGAATCATTGAACAGTGTTGCGAAGGAAATACAACGGCTCGGCGGTACAACAACCAGTGTTGTATCGAATGTGGCTAAAGAAGCAGACATTCAAACGATGATTGATACGGCTGTGAATGAATTTGGTTCCCTTGATATCTTAGTGAACAATGCTGGCATAATGGACAAGATGACCGCTGCGGCTGAGCTGACGGACGAACTTTGGGAGCGGGTATTTGCAGTTAATGTAACCGGTCCAATGCGTGCGATTCGCAAAGCACTCCCACTAATGATAAAACAAGGCGGTGGAGCTATCATCAATGTGGCTTCAGTTGGCGGATTATTCGGATCTCGTGCGGGTGCCGCTTACACTGCCTCTAAACACGCTGTTGTCGGACTCACAAAGAACGTTGGGTATCAATACAGTAAACTCGGTATTCGCTGCAACGCAATTGCACCAGGTGCAGTTGAAACAAACATTGGGGCTGATTTAGCCAATGTGGACCCATCTTCACTGGGTCTCCAACAAGCCATGATTGGCATAGGTGTAAATCCTCGTACAGGCAAACCGGAGGAGATTGCCCGCGTAGCACTGTTCCTGGCTTCAGATGACTCCAGTTTTATTAATGGAACCGTCATCACAGCTGACGCTGGCTGGACAGCATATTAAACATTACCGCCGAACCCCGCATCGTCATACAAACACCGCATCTTCATGTCCTGCGGTTCATGTGAGAGGGAGTGCAGCGCACTCTCTCTTTAATATTGCCCCCCATCCCGCCAACATCTTTCACCAAAACGGTCCTGGTTCAATACATTAATAGCGAGAGGAATGCCCGGAACAGAGGGGGTGAAGAATGTGCACAGGAACTATCATTCCACTGGCACACGCGTCCAAAAACTGAGGAAAGAACTGAGGGAGTTGGACCCAGCGCGGGCTGACTATCGGAATTTGCGGATGAAACTAATAAAAGACATTGAGCTAGCAAAAGCGAATCAGCCCAAATCGCAAAAGAAAACATCAGGACGAAGCGGACGCGTTAGCTCCAAAGGAAAAACTGCGTCATCCAGAAAGAGAGCAACATCCAATACTGCTGCTTCATCCAAATCCAAGGCAACTTCTTCAGGAAAGAAAGGAAAAGGGCTGAGCGGCTTGTTAAGCTCTGAGAATATTCAAGAATCGCTGAAACAAGTGAACAACCTGCGCGGTCTGGTCAAGAATGGTCTTGGTTACTTGCAGCAAGCCGACTCGCTTCTGGAGACATTGTACGCAACTTCAAGCAGTCTGAAAGATACGGGCGTGCTGGATAAATTGATAAAGCAAAAAGGCAAGAATCTGACGACGGAAGACTTCACCAATATTCTTGTAGCGCTAATGAATTCACCTGTTGGCGGACAATTATTAGGGGGAGGAAAATCATCAGACGAATCATCAAAATCAGGGTCGGGCCATCAAGACGAGAAAGCCGCGGCACAAAACGCAAGTGAGAACCAGGCGGCAACAGCCAGCCAGGGTGTCAACACAAATGGGAACCAAGGTTACACACAAGGTCCCCAGCAAGGATATGCACAAGGGCAGCCTGTCCAGCCGGGATATATGCAACCGGGAATGCAACCGGGAATGCAACAAGGATTTCAGGGCCCACAGTACCCACAGCAGCCAATGCAACAGCAGCCGCAACAACCACCGCAACAACAGCCCCCGCAGCAGCCTGGGGGAAATACAAACCAGCAAACGGGACCCTATCCGCCCTACAATCAAGGCATGCCGGGACCCATGCAGCAACCTCAGCCTCCGCAAACCCCTCCGCAGCAATGAGCGCCCACTGGCTAGCGATAAACAGCAAAAAGACAACAATAAAAGCGGCTGCACAGCCGCCGCTTTCTTTACAGGCGGGTCGAAAAGACCCGACCTGTGTTATTTGGATTTTGGCACATACTTCTTGATTTCCTTCAGTGTCTTGTCGTCAACATTTTGGCCGTATTTATTCACAATCTCATCTACGCTGGAGTTCGGACCATGCTTGGTTGCGTCCTTATATGCGTTTACGAACTGTTTAATCCGTTGATCCGGTACTGGCAGACCCAGCTTGTCGGCAAAATTCTTTGCCATTTTTTCAACCTGGTTCGGATCCTGCCATTCATCCGGTTTGACACGTTTCACGTCATCCAGAATCTCAAATATGGCTCTGCGTTTGCCGCTTAAGTTTTGCTTTAAGTTATCGAATCCAGATTGCGATTGCTTCGCCTCTTGCTGTCTTGAATCCGGCTGTGCTCCGGCTGATGCGGGTTTCTGTGTTGACTGGGTCCGTGCTTTTGCAACTCTGGCACGGTTAGCAGTCCGGTTTCGTTTCACCGGCTTCTTTGCCACACTATCCCCTCCTCTTCAGATGTCCGCTCCAAGAGGAGCCTCACCATACTGTATGGTTTGACTTCAAAAAGTGCGCCTGCTTTAAGCCAAAAACAGGCATTTGCAGCGCCTACTTTACTTTGCCTCTCAAGTGCCGCAGCGTATTGAGGTGAATTCTGCGCAGTGCCAGTTCCGATTTTGCATATGGCGCGGTCGGTATGACTCGATACTTCCCTGGACCAGCAATACTGCGTTTTTGCACCCAGGTAGGAGCATAGGCGATTCGCCGAAGATTGACCGTACCGTCAGCTCCTTTTTCCAGGGTCAAGCGGACAATAACGCCAATATCGGCGTACCTGTTGCCCATCATCCTGTCTGATATGAAATTTCCCAGTGAATAGATGGCAAAACGCCGCTTTGTCCGGCCCCACTTGTCCGTCACGGTCTGAATGGAAGCAGGCTGGAGGACGTGCGGGTGTGCTCCCAGAATAATGTCTGCACCGTGGTAGAACAGCGTGCGCACAATTTGCTTTTGCCGCTGGTTTGGGTAGCGATAAAATTCTTGTCCGAAATGCAGCGAAACTACAACAGCGTCACAACGTCCGTGCAGCGCGTTTAAGTCCTGTATCATCCGCTGCTGATGAATCCGATTCACCAGCCACGGCTTGCCGCTTGGCACTGGAATATAGTTTGTTCCATAGGTGTATGACAGGATGCCAATACGAAAACCGTTAGCGTTGTAAATGAGCTGCTTTTGAGACTCCGCTTTTGACCTAAAGGTTCCCGTATGCTGTATACCAGCCTTATCAAGGACGTTCAGGGTGCGTCTGAGTCCACTTTCACCGCGATCCATGCAGTGATTGTTGGCAGTCGTCAATACATTGAAACCAACTCGCCTGAGTGTATATGCCAGTTCGTCTGGACAATTGAACCGCGGATATCCTGTTTTTGGATTCCGCTTTTGGTAGACCTGTTCCCTCCCGGACAGTGTCGTTTCCAAGTTCCCTATGGTTAAATTTGCTTGCCTTAGAAGCGGTGCGGCTTTTGCAAACATAGGGTCAAACAGATAGCTGCCCTGTGCTGTGTCTCTTGCAGCCTGTATTTGTGACCCCCACATCAGGATGTCACCAACAGCTGCAATGCGCAGTGTGCGAGGCATAGAAATCCCCCCTTTTTCACCTTGCATTGCAGTGTATTCCCCGCTCCGAGAAAGAGCGTGTTTCATTGCCTACAGTGGAGTATCCAGCCCACTCACTTTCGCCCTTCAGCCATATGCTGGATTACCAGTCTATGCAGAATGCAGGTGAGCAGAGTGGCGACTTCACTCGGTTTAAAGAAGCCAATGATTGCAATCACAGGAAGTGCGGGTAAATCCACAACGAAGGAAATGCTCGCGGCCATCCTTAGGAGAAAGTGGAAAGTATTTAAAACTCCGGCGAATCACAACCTTTATTCGCATACGAGGAACTATGCCAAACAACTAAAACGGGGAAGCTACCGTGCGGCAGTGCTTGAATACGGGTTGTCTGCAAAAGGCCACATACGGCTGCACTGCCAAGCAATTCGGCCGGATATTTCAATCGTAACGAATATCGGAACTGCCCATCTAGGGAGTTTTGGCGGTGACATCAAAAAGCTGATTCGGGCAAAGTCTGAGATCATCCGCTACATGTCGCCGAGCGGTATGGCTGTCTACAACATTGACGATGCCAACAGTCGCGCTATGCCCAAAGGGAACTTCCGGGGTACGCTCGTGACTGTCGGTATTCAATCCGCAAAAGCAGATTACAGAGCCCAAAACATTAGTTACGGCAAAGGCGGGATGAACTTTTCAGTGAAGATTGACGGCACAAGCCAGCGTTTCTTCATACCGATTTACGGACGCCATCAAGTGTACAACGGCTTGTGTGCCATTGCTGTGGCAAGTCGGCTAGGCTTTACCCCGGCAGAGATTCGGGCTGGGTTGCGCAACTATACGCGAATGCAAAGCCGGTTGACGGTACGGCGTGTACCAAGCGGTGCATTGGTCATCGACGATACCTACAGTGCTAATCCAAATGCCGCCAAGGCTGCAATCGACGTGCTGTCGGCGATTGGCGGAAAGAACAAGGTTGCTGTACTGGGGAATATGCTCTCGCTTGGACAATATACTAAAATAGGCCACCGGGGCGTAGGCAGCTACATCGCAAAAAAGCGTGTCACGTATTTGTACACGTACGGAAAGTATGCTTATCAAATCGGCAGCAGCGCCGTCGCGGCCGGGTTCAACAGCAACCATTGGCGTCATTTTACATCACGACCTGCATTACATCAGTCACTTCGAAAGCACTTGCAGCAAGGGACAACATTTTTGGTAAAGGGATCGCACGCGACCAATATGAAACAAACTGTGCTCTATCTGGTACGCAGCAAGAAATAGCTGAAAACTCATATCAGTCTATTTGTCTGAAATTTGAAGACACAAACGGAATTCTGTATACTCCCTAGGATGTTGCAGGTTTTGTAGACACTGTCCCTCATGACTCGCTGATAGTGACCCGATGCTTGGGACAGTTGCTCTCAGAGCCCTTTTATTAGGGGAGTGGAAGCTATGTTGACTGTGGGGATTGCGGGCGGTACGGGATCGGGGAAAACCAGTGTTGCCAGCTCCATCGTAGAACACCTTGGGGAAAGCGTCGTAACGCTAATACCGCAGGATGCGTACTACAAGGATTATCCAAATCTGTCCCCGGGCGATCGATCCCGTTTAAATTACGACCATCCTGACTCATTTGACACCGAATTGTTGCATTTGCAAATCGAGCAACTAAAGCAAGGACAAGCTGTGCAGATGCCTGTCTACGACTTTTCAACACACAGGCGACACCAAGAGACCATACTTGTTCCTTCCCGACAAGTCATCATTCTTGAGGGAATTCATGTACTGGTGGACGAGCAGTTGAGAGACGCTATGGATATCAAAATCTTTGTCGACACAGATCCGGATGTGCGGGTTCTGCGAAGAATGCTGAGAGACGTCAAGGAACGCGGACGCAGCGTGGATTCGGTGTACAGCCAGTACTTGCAGACAGTGAAACCGATGCACGATGCGTTTATTGAACCGTCCAAGCGCTATGCAGACCTGATTTTACCGGAAGGCGGAGAAAACCAGATTGGCATTAGTCTTGTGGTAGCGCGCATTCAACACTTTTTGCATCCATTGTCCAGCAAATGACATTGTGTTTACTTTACGGCTGTGCTGATTCATAATTTTAATTGGTGAAGTAAAATGAAGGAGGATGACATGTGTCTACTTTACAGGAGCTGCAAGAAAAATACGCTGAGTTAATCCTGACAGTTGGTTTGAATTTGCAACCCGGACAACCTGTTTTACTCGAATGCCCTCTTGAATTAGTGGATTACGGTCGAACCCTGGCACGCAAAGCCTACGAAATTGGTGCCGGTCGCGTTCACGTAGAATGGATAGATGAAGAAATTCGTCTCATTACATTGGAGCACTCAAAAGCAGAGTATCTCGATAAATCTTATTACTGGCGCGCCAAAATGATGGAGTCTTTCCATGAGGAAGGCGGTGCGTTGCTGCAGGTATATGCTCCCAACCCCGACTTACTCAAAGATGTAGACCCACAGCGCGCTGCATCTCTACAAAAATCAAGCGCTGTTGCGATGAACAACTTTAGAAATAAGATTCAAAACGGGCAAATTAACTGGTGTCTGACCTCTGCCCCGACCAAGGAATGGGCCAAGAAAGTCTACCCGGAGCTGAACGAAGAAGAAGGCATGAAAAGACTGTGGGATCAAATTTTCTACATGACACGCGCCAACCAAGACAACCCCATTGGTGCCTGGGAACAGCATTTGGCTACACTAAAGGAAAAGGTTGAAACCCTCAATGAAAAAAAGTTTAAATCACTCCACTATACGACTTCTGAAGGAACAGACCTGACCATAGAACTCCCGGAAGGACACATCTGGTTAGGCGGTGGCTGGGACCCCAAAGGACAAATTCCCTTCGTTCCCAACATCCCGACAGAAGAAGTCTTTACTATGCCTCACCGTGAAGGCGTGAACGGTGTTGTCAAAGCCACACTCCCCTTGAACTACAATGGTACGCTCATCGAGAATTTCTCTTTGACCTTTAAAAAAGGACGCATTGTAGATTTCAGTGCCGAAGCTGGCTACGATACACTAAAGACCTTGATTGAAACAGATGACGGTGCACATTACCTTGGAGAAGTAGCGCTGGTGCCCTACGATTCTCCGATTTCAAATCTACATCAGATTTTCTTTAACACCTTGTTTGACGAGAATGCCTCCTGTCACCTGGCTATCGGGGCCGCATATCCAACAACCATTGAAGGCGGCACTGACTTGTCCAGAGAACAACTGCTGGAGAAAGGTGCCAACAACAGTCTTCAACACGTTGACTTTATGGTCGGTTCAGCAACCTTGAACATAGACGGAATGCTGCAAAGCGGAGAAACCATTCCTGTCTTCCGCGATGGAAATTGGGCATTGTAACCCGATTTAGAAAAGCCAAATTCCCAAAGATATTTTGATTGGATTTGTGTCAGGCCGAAACTCTCATCGGTCTGACCTTTCCTGCGTTTTACGCGGGAATCAATGTTTTATCAGGCGCCAGTCATCAAACACCCTTGTACTAGGTCCAGATAAACATGTAAGGAGAGAACAGCCGTGTATAAAGCATTAGGGCGTATTGTTTACCGACTGCGGTGGGGAATTATCGTCGTCTGGCTGGCTTTCATTGTCCTGGCTGTAACGTTCCTCCCAAGCCTCAGCGGTGTAGTTGCACATACCAAAACTAACTTCGTTCCAAGCTCCTCAAACTTTGTCCAAGCCCAGAACATGTTGAAGCATGTTGACTCGAAGCACCAGTCTACAAGTTCAGCCGTCGTTGCCATTCATAGAAATGGCAAGCTCACATCCAAAGACAAGTCCTACTTTAAAGCGCAGTTGCAGAAATTATCGTCCAGCAAGGGCCGCTACGGACTGAGCGCTGTCACGGACCTGTACAACACAGATAAAAGCGTTTCAAGCAACTTCGTGAGTAAAAACGGGACGACGGAAATTGCCTTAATCGGGTTCCCGAACGCGTCCGTAAGTCAGGCAACAAAAACCAGCCTGCACCAGGTGAAGGAGGTCTTTTCTTCTCCGCCGACGGGATCGAAAGTGCAAATGACAGGTGATGTTCCGATTGAACAGGACAACATTAGAATTTCCATGGA
Proteins encoded in this window:
- a CDS encoding transglycosylase domain-containing protein, whose amino-acid sequence is MSSNQPAMNPSLPKPKHWWKHSKVRNWIVFPLLAGFAGAAVIITSLRITPLPSVGLIDPTVLDDAAGNELAEWTIRGSHSEQVPLTDIPLSLQQATIAVEDRQFYRHHAFNVTSIGRALAVDFLHHNIVEGGSTITQQLAKNLYLNQQRTVVRKLKEALYAMQLELHESKHTILTQYLNLVYFGHGAYGVQAASELYFHKPVSELNLAQSAMLAGLPKGPELYSPFRNLTAAKNRQYDVLQSMVRGRYITQNEADKAFRQPLHLSHVHDPLQKAPYFTATAIREMQQRFHISPDYLYRGDWHVQTTLDPVLQKAAERAVASTLPKQGDLQAALIAMDPKTGAIKAMVGGKEFDKSPYNRVFAQRQPGSTFKGVLYTSALEHGWSPAKRINSEMTTFLYDNGKTYTVHDYGDFYAHRPLTLKEAIARSDNVYAVTANLEVGPDEVIQTARKMGLTTPLKPYPAMALGVFPTSPLQLAAAYSVLANGGNTVDPYTISQITSPSLKQPLNATREHQNVVSPDVAFEMSDLLRSVTEPGGTAYRARKYLHGPVAAKTGTTNTDAWTVGYTPNLVCAVWVGYDNNKPLSMTEAHLATPIWGKFMGTAQQRDPAKWYTAPPQLVERTIDPATGKLATSACRDRETDYFVKGTEPTDSCPLHPVIESSEKNHWFSLFPGLFHGTH
- a CDS encoding pyridoxal phosphate-dependent aminotransferase, encoding MEHRLSNRVQSISPSATIAIDTKTKALLREGKPVINMSVGEPDFDTPKAAAFAGMKAIADGHTRYTPAPGTLDLRKAIAKKLMEENGLQYAPEQIVVSSGAKHSLFNVFLTICNPGDEVVLPAPYWVSYPQQIRMSGAKPVVVQTEEQNGFKMTAAQLRNAITDKTKAVLLNSPSNPTGAVYSEAELRELGDVLRETDLYIVTDEIYERLVYDVEHISLAYLYPELLDRTLLVNGFSKAFAMTGWRLGYVAAPADIAKAMSSLQSHATGNASSVSQQAGIAALDNFDENMVREFRRRRDRLVQGLRDLPGVSCLVPDGAFYVFPNISKLLGRQFNGKTIDTATTFVELLLEHEMVSAVPGDAFGAPENVRFSYATSYDNIETALTRLGHFVQQIG
- a CDS encoding SDR family oxidoreductase → MQLQNKVAVVTGAASGMGKEIAMLYAQEGAKVVLADIAEESLNSVAKEIQRLGGTTTSVVSNVAKEADIQTMIDTAVNEFGSLDILVNNAGIMDKMTAAAELTDELWERVFAVNVTGPMRAIRKALPLMIKQGGGAIINVASVGGLFGSRAGAAYTASKHAVVGLTKNVGYQYSKLGIRCNAIAPGAVETNIGADLANVDPSSLGLQQAMIGIGVNPRTGKPEEIARVALFLASDDSSFINGTVITADAGWTAY
- a CDS encoding CapA family protein, whose protein sequence is MPRTLRIAAVGDILMWGSQIQAARDTAQGSYLFDPMFAKAAPLLRQANLTIGNLETTLSGREQVYQKRNPKTGYPRFNCPDELAYTLRRVGFNVLTTANNHCMDRGESGLRRTLNVLDKAGIQHTGTFRSKAESQKQLIYNANGFRIGILSYTYGTNYIPVPSGKPWLVNRIHQQRMIQDLNALHGRCDAVVVSLHFGQEFYRYPNQRQKQIVRTLFYHGADIILGAHPHVLQPASIQTVTDKWGRTKRRFAIYSLGNFISDRMMGNRYADIGVIVRLTLEKGADGTVNLRRIAYAPTWVQKRSIAGPGKYRVIPTAPYAKSELALRRIHLNTLRHLRGKVK
- the murF gene encoding UDP-N-acetylmuramoyl-tripeptide--D-alanyl-D-alanine ligase, with translation MATSLGLKKPMIAITGSAGKSTTKEMLAAILRRKWKVFKTPANHNLYSHTRNYAKQLKRGSYRAAVLEYGLSAKGHIRLHCQAIRPDISIVTNIGTAHLGSFGGDIKKLIRAKSEIIRYMSPSGMAVYNIDDANSRAMPKGNFRGTLVTVGIQSAKADYRAQNISYGKGGMNFSVKIDGTSQRFFIPIYGRHQVYNGLCAIAVASRLGFTPAEIRAGLRNYTRMQSRLTVRRVPSGALVIDDTYSANPNAAKAAIDVLSAIGGKNKVAVLGNMLSLGQYTKIGHRGVGSYIAKKRVTYLYTYGKYAYQIGSSAVAAGFNSNHWRHFTSRPALHQSLRKHLQQGTTFLVKGSHATNMKQTVLYLVRSKK
- the udk gene encoding uridine kinase; the protein is MLTVGIAGGTGSGKTSVASSIVEHLGESVVTLIPQDAYYKDYPNLSPGDRSRLNYDHPDSFDTELLHLQIEQLKQGQAVQMPVYDFSTHRRHQETILVPSRQVIILEGIHVLVDEQLRDAMDIKIFVDTDPDVRVLRRMLRDVKERGRSVDSVYSQYLQTVKPMHDAFIEPSKRYADLILPEGGENQIGISLVVARIQHFLHPLSSK
- a CDS encoding aminopeptidase gives rise to the protein MSTLQELQEKYAELILTVGLNLQPGQPVLLECPLELVDYGRTLARKAYEIGAGRVHVEWIDEEIRLITLEHSKAEYLDKSYYWRAKMMESFHEEGGALLQVYAPNPDLLKDVDPQRAASLQKSSAVAMNNFRNKIQNGQINWCLTSAPTKEWAKKVYPELNEEEGMKRLWDQIFYMTRANQDNPIGAWEQHLATLKEKVETLNEKKFKSLHYTTSEGTDLTIELPEGHIWLGGGWDPKGQIPFVPNIPTEEVFTMPHREGVNGVVKATLPLNYNGTLIENFSLTFKKGRIVDFSAEAGYDTLKTLIETDDGAHYLGEVALVPYDSPISNLHQIFFNTLFDENASCHLAIGAAYPTTIEGGTDLSREQLLEKGANNSLQHVDFMVGSATLNIDGMLQSGETIPVFRDGNWAL